The Gadus macrocephalus chromosome 9, ASM3116895v1 genomic interval GAAGTTTAATATGAGGCCACACAACCAATCTAGCCTTTAGCTTAGAATAATAAACTGGTATATAACAAATGATGGACAATATCAGGAAAAATATCAACAACATTTTATTGAAAAGATACAAATGTAATACAAACGTTTATATTTATGATAACGGCTAAATAAGGAGTTTGTACCACAACATTCTGTTTAATTGGCACAGGCTATTCAGAAGCCAAGTGTAGGTAAGAGTTTGGGGTTGTTGTCACTGTTGCTCATACAAGTACAAAGGTATACTTGCTGATTGCTGATTATTAATTGTTAATGAGAAATTGTTAATTGCTAATTCACAAAAGCAGCACCTTTGAATGAAAGCCATTTGTTCTTCAACTCCAACCCACTGCTATTCATCGGCACTCCTACACTTAATATTTATAATAGTTCATACTATTATTCCCATGTCCATATTCACCATCCTTACGGTCTCTTGAACTGCTGCTTCTGTATTTTACCGTAATGTGTATTTCTGCTATGTTCTTTGTTATTATTTGCTATTATCTATGACTCTTTcaaaaatatatctataaatattatatataatattatacttAGTTGTTATACAAAGAATTCCATTGTTCAGAACGACCATATCAAAGTCAAAGACCCTTGGCCTTTGCTGCTCTCTTCATCCCCCTGGATTCGTCCTTCGGAGACCCAGGGACATGACCCCTGCGGCTCCAACCGGTAGCCCCACACACAGGGACCCCAGACCGGCTCGGTGATTCCACCAGCGGCACCAACATGCCATGGTGGCACACCAATGTCTCTGTGAGTTCAAATTGTGTGCGGTCGTGTTGTGGTCCTCAGTGAATCCTCGAAGAAGGCCTGGCGCTCGTGCAGCAACAAGGGCGTGCTCTCCCCTAGGACGGCGTCTATGAAGTTGGGTCGTCTCCAGGCGTAGACCATGCTGTTGAGGAAGCCTTGCAGCGACATGCTCACTGCCTGGAGAAGACCTGACGGTTAGCGGGGGGCATCCTAACCTGGGGAATTATATTTACGTTTCGTTTAACATTTTTATTCATACCTGTATGATGTAGAGACTAAAAATACTGTTTTGTGATACTTTGGTCCATGGTGAAAGGGTAGACATGATGGTCAGTAAAAGTGCTGTAGGAAAGGATAGTTTAGAGCACAACAAGTAGATGTTTGAGGATTTCAGGGAAATCAATTTTAGATTGTATTCCATGTGTTTCAACAGATATCAACCGTATGTCTTATTTCATGTACCTGGTGTCCAGCAGAATAGGATGATCAACACCATATTACGCGCTGTGGAGTATATTCTCCTCAGTCTGTGTCGAGTACGTCCATCTGCCTCCCCAGGAAGTAGACCCTGATGGTCATAGTTATTATACCAGTAGCCCACCTTGTAATACATAACCTGCGAAGGAGACCACGGTGATGATTATAGAAACCCCATACCGTATAAAATAATGGACACAATAAACATGTAAGTATTTTACAAAATGTCGAATTGTAATTAGATTTATATGAATAACTTACTGAGCTGGAGACAAGTGCTGGTATGAGTGCAAGAAAGAGAAGAACTTTGATAAAAGCATCGTGAAGGACCTGCTGttagtggggagggggggggagaacataGGGCTATTAACTAAATGTGTTAATGCATAATTTCAAACTTGTGTTGAGTCTTTCCCCGAGCTCTCCTCCTGTACTCACCGAGGCCGGACACGGATCTCCCCAGGCATGCAAAAACAGTATACAGCTAGAAGAAAACAACATTTGGAGTTAAACACACATAAACTGTgtgtatatagtatatacacaTACCATATACGTATCTTTATACCATGCAAGTGTATGATTTACCTGGTACAGTATGTGTTATCAGCGGGAATGATGTCATTGGTGACATAGGGAATGTCCGTAGACAACGTGCTTGTGCAAAGGTAGGTAGCGATCACGTACAACAGATAGATGGCAACAGGAACCGACCTGATGAATGGCCATGATGGTGAGGGGCAGAAACAATGG includes:
- the si:dkey-30c15.2 gene encoding transmembrane protein 116 isoform X1, yielding MDVNGTLREDQMIILSAVYLVSLTPSLIGSASVLLVSIVKWQRLQEQVLPLVQLALADFLASLILMFTSAMNLTGYFRHSVSFCQRALPLSLTFYLISFLMVVVYSWKSKNIFRGWRVTQGHSEGQQNLCQRTTIALSLYTILWSVPVAIYLLYVIATYLCTSTLSTDIPYVTNDIIPADNTYCTSCILFLHAWGDPCPASQVLHDAFIKVLLFLALIPALVSSSVMYYKVGYWYNNYDHQGLLPGEADGRTRHRLRRIYSTARNMVLIILFCWTPALLLTIMSTLSPWTKVSQNSIFSLYIIQAVSMSLQGFLNSMVYAWRRPNFIDAVLGESTPLLLHERQAFFEDSLRTTTRPHTI
- the si:dkey-30c15.2 gene encoding transmembrane protein 116 isoform X2, which encodes MDVNGTLREDQMIILSAVYLVSLTPSLIGSASVLLVSIVKWQRLQEQVLPLVQLALADFLASLILMFTSAMNLTGYFRHSVSFCQRALPLSLTFYLISFLMVVVYSWKSKNIFRGWRVTQGHSEGQQNLCQRTTIALSLYTILWSVPVAIYLLYVIATYLCTSTLSTDIPYVTNDIIPADNTYCTSCILFLHAWGDPCPASVLHDAFIKVLLFLALIPALVSSSVMYYKVGYWYNNYDHQGLLPGEADGRTRHRLRRIYSTARNMVLIILFCWTPALLLTIMSTLSPWTKVSQNSIFSLYIIQAVSMSLQGFLNSMVYAWRRPNFIDAVLGESTPLLLHERQAFFEDSLRTTTRPHTI